A single genomic interval of Zunongwangia sp. HGR-M22 harbors:
- a CDS encoding S10 family peptidase, with product MKKIYTIFFLLIASISFAQQVKVPVDTTVVTNHSVTINGKNINYSATTGMQPAWDKSGTPIASLYYTYYQKKDIKNTENRPLVISFNGGPGSASVWMHIAYTGPRILKIDDEGFPVQPYGIKENPYSILDVADIVYVNPVNTGYSRPIPDKDGKVDKSKFFGVNADINYLAEWLNTFVTRNNRWLSPKYLIGESYGTTRVSGLALELQESQWMYLNGVILVSPTELGIDREGSVEVANRLPYFAATAWYHKLLPQELQSKSLNELLEEVEAYSINEVLPVLVKGGFTSEETKNAIAEKMAYYSSIDKKVFLQNNLELPIGAFWKELRRDEGFTVGRLDSRYLGIDRKETGNYPDYNAELTSWLHSFTPAINYYLREDLNFKTDLKYFMFGPVHPWDRTRNNTGENLRQAMAQNPNLDVMIQSGYFDGATTYFNAKYSMWQLDPSGKMKDRLSFKGYESGHMMYLRKEDLKTANDDIREFIKNSLPAEGASAKY from the coding sequence ATGAAGAAAATTTATACTATTTTTTTCTTGCTTATTGCAAGCATTTCTTTCGCACAACAAGTAAAAGTACCGGTAGATACTACCGTAGTAACTAACCATTCTGTTACAATTAACGGTAAGAATATTAATTATTCAGCAACAACGGGTATGCAGCCGGCATGGGATAAATCTGGAACTCCAATTGCCAGTTTGTACTATACATATTATCAAAAAAAAGATATTAAAAATACTGAAAATCGACCTTTAGTCATCTCTTTTAATGGTGGGCCCGGTTCGGCGTCAGTTTGGATGCATATAGCATACACCGGCCCAAGAATCCTAAAAATTGATGATGAAGGATTCCCCGTACAGCCTTATGGAATTAAAGAAAACCCATATTCCATTTTAGACGTTGCTGATATTGTTTATGTGAATCCTGTAAACACTGGTTATTCTCGACCTATTCCTGATAAAGATGGGAAAGTTGATAAAAGTAAATTCTTTGGCGTGAATGCCGATATTAACTATTTAGCGGAATGGTTAAATACTTTTGTAACTAGAAACAATCGTTGGTTATCACCAAAATATTTAATTGGTGAAAGCTACGGAACTACCCGAGTTTCAGGCTTGGCTTTAGAACTTCAGGAAAGTCAGTGGATGTATTTAAACGGAGTTATTTTAGTTTCTCCTACTGAATTAGGTATCGACAGAGAAGGCTCTGTTGAAGTCGCCAACCGTTTGCCTTATTTTGCTGCTACCGCATGGTATCATAAATTGCTTCCGCAGGAATTGCAGAGTAAATCACTCAACGAGCTTTTAGAAGAAGTTGAAGCTTACAGTATCAATGAAGTGCTTCCTGTTTTAGTTAAAGGTGGATTTACTTCCGAAGAAACTAAGAATGCTATTGCTGAAAAAATGGCGTATTACTCCAGCATCGATAAAAAAGTATTTCTTCAGAATAATTTAGAACTACCAATTGGTGCCTTCTGGAAAGAACTGAGAAGAGATGAAGGTTTTACTGTTGGACGTTTGGATTCTCGCTACTTAGGTATCGATAGAAAAGAAACTGGTAATTATCCAGATTATAATGCTGAATTAACTTCTTGGTTGCATTCCTTTACTCCGGCTATAAACTATTATTTACGTGAAGATCTCAACTTTAAAACTGATCTTAAATATTTTATGTTTGGCCCTGTACATCCTTGGGATCGTACACGTAATAATACTGGAGAGAATTTAAGACAGGCTATGGCCCAAAATCCAAATTTAGATGTGATGATCCAGTCTGGTTATTTCGATGGTGCGACTACCTATTTTAACGCTAAATATAGTATGTGGCAATTAGACCCAAGCGGAAAAATGAAAGATCGGCTTTCGTTTAAAGGTTATGAAAGTGGCCATATGATGTATTTGCGAAAAGAAGATCTAAAAACGGCAAATGATGATATTCGTGAGTTTATAAAAAATAGTTTACCGGCTGAAGGTGCCTCAGCAAAGTACTAA
- a CDS encoding ABC1 kinase family protein: MLKYGNSDLFKSTTANAFDDATSRNENQEEFDRSPEELVEDLKAMGPTYIKLGQLLSTRPDLLPDAYLKRLATLQDDVPSITYEEVHQIVEEDLGTRISKAFDTFEKTPIASASIGQVHYATLRSGQPVAVKIQRPGIKRKFLEDMDTLQEMAELAVKHSKVAKKYAIDTVLAELRRILMNELDYSKEQQNLITLRENLIPYNYLIVPRPIPDYCGTRVLTMEFIDGKKITSLSPLKQLEVDYAPMVDQLVEAYLQQIINDGFVHADPHPGNIQFTKNSKIALIDLGMVAKFTSHMQECMLQLLIAISNNNGPETAHIIINMSETDEESDLVTFNKIISDIILDSENSPAKELQTGRLLIQLNRLTAETGIRMPVEVNILGKILLNMDQIIAVLDPDFDLRVAIKKHAQKIMQKKMYDELKPENFFSMLLESKKLLEHIPERLNKITENLAENKFKVNIEALDEQRLTDGFQKIANRITLGIIIAAMIIGASMLMQIPTEFEIFGYPGFAILFFILAAFLGLWLAYVIIFRDNNLNNKK; this comes from the coding sequence ATGCTGAAATATGGAAATAGTGATCTTTTTAAATCGACTACTGCTAATGCTTTTGATGATGCTACTAGCAGAAATGAAAACCAAGAAGAGTTTGATCGATCTCCAGAAGAATTAGTAGAGGATTTAAAAGCCATGGGGCCAACTTATATCAAACTGGGACAATTACTGTCTACACGCCCCGATTTACTTCCCGATGCGTACTTAAAAAGGTTAGCCACACTCCAAGACGATGTACCTTCTATTACTTATGAAGAAGTACATCAAATTGTTGAAGAGGACTTAGGAACCAGAATTTCGAAAGCCTTTGATACCTTCGAAAAAACACCTATTGCCAGTGCATCCATAGGACAAGTGCATTACGCTACGCTTAGAAGTGGCCAACCAGTTGCAGTAAAAATCCAAAGACCGGGAATTAAGCGCAAGTTTTTGGAAGATATGGATACACTCCAGGAAATGGCAGAACTTGCAGTTAAGCACTCCAAAGTCGCAAAAAAATATGCTATAGATACGGTCTTAGCAGAACTGCGACGAATTTTAATGAATGAGCTAGACTATTCTAAGGAACAACAAAACCTTATCACTTTACGGGAAAACTTAATTCCCTATAATTATCTGATAGTTCCAAGACCAATCCCAGATTACTGCGGAACCAGAGTTCTCACAATGGAATTTATCGACGGGAAAAAAATCACTTCTTTATCGCCACTAAAACAACTGGAAGTAGATTACGCGCCAATGGTCGATCAATTGGTTGAAGCTTATTTGCAACAAATTATAAACGACGGCTTTGTACATGCAGATCCGCATCCTGGCAATATTCAATTTACCAAAAACAGTAAAATCGCACTTATTGATCTTGGTATGGTTGCAAAATTTACCAGCCACATGCAGGAATGCATGCTACAGTTATTAATTGCTATTAGCAATAATAATGGGCCCGAAACAGCTCATATTATCATTAATATGAGTGAAACAGATGAGGAAAGCGACCTTGTTACCTTCAACAAAATTATAAGCGATATTATTTTAGACAGCGAGAACAGCCCGGCGAAAGAATTACAAACGGGTCGCTTATTAATTCAGTTAAATAGACTTACTGCTGAAACCGGAATCCGTATGCCAGTTGAAGTAAATATTTTAGGTAAGATTTTGCTGAATATGGATCAGATCATCGCAGTTCTTGATCCCGATTTTGATTTAAGAGTTGCCATTAAAAAGCACGCACAAAAAATCATGCAAAAGAAGATGTATGATGAATTGAAGCCAGAGAATTTCTTTTCAATGCTTTTGGAATCTAAAAAATTATTAGAGCATATTCCAGAACGACTAAATAAAATAACCGAAAACTTAGCCGAAAACAAATTTAAAGTAAATATCGAAGCTTTAGACGAACAACGTTTAACCGACGGTTTTCAAAAAATAGCCAATAGAATAACTCTAGGAATCATTATCGCTGCCATGATCATTGGGGCATCTATGCTAATGCAAATTCCTACCGAATTCGAAATTTTTGGTTATCCGGGATTTGCTATTTTGTTCTTTATTTTAGCTGCTTTTCTAGGTTTATGGTTAGCTTACGTGATCATTTTTAGAGATAACAATCTTAATAATAAAAAATAG
- a CDS encoding monovalent cation:proton antiporter family protein encodes MEIPILQDIVVILGLSVLIILVIQKIKIPSILGFLLAGIIAGPHAFNLISNGHEVELLSEIGIIFLLFVIGIELSLKGLAAIKNTIFIGGGLQVGGTILFTALTAQILGLPLNTSIFLGFLFSLSSTAIVLKLFQQRGEITSPHGRISIGILIFQDIIVVPMMLLTPILAGKSDNILMTVGILVGKIALVLVVILLLAKYVVPKVLGWVVKTKNQELFILTVVVFCFAIAWLTSSVGLSLALGAFFAGLIISESDYSHQATANVLPFREIFISFFFISVGTLLDLKFFFSNIGYILLLVLGVVLLKMLVIGITVLVLKYKPRTVFLTLFSLFQVGEFSLLLSSVGLENGLLPNNIYQYFLAISILSMALTPFLIMNASKLTYAILKAPIPSAVRYRLSNIKKNTQSEDQFSEENLTDHIVIIGYGTNGENIAKAARSANIPYVIVDIDPDSFENAKRNNEPIVFGDATNSVILKHIHIQESRVVVIAISDATATKKIISSIRLFTQTAFIIVRTRQVKEIEENLRVGADEVIPADFETSIEIFTRVLKKYLVPYDEIVDFTSSIRSADYEMLTKIKDKPHNPALHHLNIPNKEIATLSVQQKNKNIVGKTLEESGIAKNYGVTVLAIKRDTQYLTEITPKTKIKRGDLIYIFGNPSNINHLNSLLSI; translated from the coding sequence ATGGAAATCCCAATTTTACAAGATATTGTTGTTATTCTGGGATTATCTGTACTTATAATTCTGGTTATTCAAAAGATAAAAATACCCAGTATACTTGGCTTTTTATTAGCGGGGATTATTGCTGGACCGCATGCTTTTAATTTAATAAGCAACGGCCACGAGGTTGAACTCTTAAGTGAAATTGGTATTATTTTCTTACTTTTTGTAATTGGGATAGAACTATCTTTAAAGGGCCTCGCCGCAATTAAAAATACTATTTTTATTGGTGGTGGTTTACAGGTTGGTGGTACCATTTTATTTACAGCTCTAACAGCCCAGATTTTAGGTTTACCCTTAAATACTTCTATATTCCTTGGATTCTTATTTTCTCTAAGTAGTACAGCAATTGTTTTAAAATTATTTCAGCAACGTGGTGAGATCACTTCTCCCCACGGAAGAATTAGTATAGGAATTTTAATATTTCAGGACATAATTGTTGTTCCCATGATGCTACTTACACCAATTTTAGCTGGAAAATCTGATAATATCTTAATGACCGTTGGGATTTTAGTAGGGAAAATTGCACTGGTTTTGGTAGTGATCTTACTTTTGGCAAAATATGTAGTACCTAAAGTTCTTGGTTGGGTAGTAAAAACCAAAAATCAGGAGTTATTTATTCTAACCGTTGTTGTTTTTTGTTTTGCGATCGCCTGGTTAACAAGTTCAGTCGGTTTGTCGCTTGCCTTAGGTGCCTTTTTCGCCGGACTTATTATTTCTGAATCTGATTATAGCCATCAGGCCACAGCCAACGTGCTTCCTTTTAGAGAAATATTTATTAGTTTCTTTTTTATCTCTGTAGGAACGCTTTTGGATTTAAAGTTCTTTTTCTCCAATATTGGCTATATTCTTCTCTTAGTACTTGGGGTTGTTCTACTAAAAATGCTGGTAATAGGGATTACAGTTTTGGTACTTAAATACAAACCTAGAACGGTGTTTCTTACATTATTTAGTCTATTTCAGGTAGGTGAATTTTCTTTATTACTATCTAGCGTTGGTCTAGAAAATGGATTGCTTCCAAATAATATTTACCAGTACTTTTTAGCAATTTCTATTTTAAGTATGGCGCTAACGCCGTTTTTGATTATGAATGCTTCTAAGCTTACCTATGCTATTTTAAAAGCACCCATTCCTTCAGCTGTACGCTATCGCTTATCCAACATTAAGAAAAACACTCAATCTGAAGATCAATTTTCCGAAGAAAATTTAACCGACCATATTGTAATTATCGGTTACGGTACTAATGGAGAAAACATTGCAAAAGCCGCTAGAAGCGCAAATATTCCTTATGTAATTGTCGATATCGATCCCGATAGTTTTGAAAATGCAAAACGAAATAATGAACCAATTGTTTTTGGAGATGCTACCAATTCAGTAATTCTAAAACATATCCATATTCAGGAAAGTCGTGTTGTAGTAATAGCGATTTCTGATGCTACGGCAACAAAAAAAATAATCAGTTCGATAAGATTATTTACACAAACTGCATTTATTATCGTACGAACAAGACAAGTAAAAGAAATCGAGGAAAATCTTCGAGTGGGCGCAGATGAAGTAATTCCGGCAGATTTCGAAACTTCCATAGAAATATTTACGCGTGTGTTGAAGAAATATTTAGTTCCTTACGATGAAATTGTAGATTTCACCAGCAGTATTCGGTCAGCAGATTACGAGATGCTTACAAAAATTAAAGACAAACCACATAATCCTGCATTGCATCATTTAAATATTCCCAATAAAGAGATTGCCACGCTAAGTGTTCAGCAAAAAAATAAAAATATTGTTGGAAAGACTTTAGAGGAATCTGGTATTGCGAAAAATTACGGCGTTACAGTATTGGCGATTAAACGCGACACTCAATATTTAACCGAAATAACACCTAAAACAAAAATAAAAAGAGGCGATTTAATTTACATTTTTGGTAATCCTTCAAATATAAATCACCTTAACAGCTTGCTTTCTATTTAA
- a CDS encoding M61 family metallopeptidase, which translates to MKKILYTAALLASLYSCKTTQNLSSKDQPVIAKLDLVNVEDDKVKVTIDPAKITTEEISFFIPKTVPGTYSTDNYGRFVENFKAYDYDGNELQVSHNDDNTWTISDAKNLDKVSYQVNDSFDIEGEKDVFSPAGTNIDASNNFMLNLHGFVGYFNSLQEEPYRIEVTRPDGLIAGTSLISQTKNEDKTDSVSTDIYNVGRYFEVTDHPIMYAKPDTTSFDVQGMKVLLDVYSPSGKFSAQDIKPGIQKMISAQKQFLGDINDTKKYAILLYLSNLEAPDARGFGALEHHTSTVVVLPETMTNEQLDESMKDVVSHEFFHIVTPLSVHSNEIHYFDYNDPKMSQHLWMYEGVTEYFANLFQVNQGLIDNQDFYDRMADKIKSSMNFDDTVPFTVMSENILTDEYKDSYYNVYQKGALIGMALDIRLRELSNGKMGILDLMKKLSKKYGKDKPFNDEDLIGDIVDLTYPEIQNFCDSYVTGETPIPYDEFFAKVGLEEQSKMVNTGYFLHGQVPYIDGEPTSQELFFREGIKLNSFLEELGVKGGDVIKKIDGTEYTIQNVYALINSSRSWEEGKEVEFVIERDGEEMTLTATTSQPQTEETSITEMDLPAGSPKVELRKAWLKN; encoded by the coding sequence ATGAAGAAAATACTGTATACAGCGGCTTTATTGGCCAGTTTGTACTCATGTAAGACCACTCAAAACCTAAGTTCTAAAGATCAGCCGGTTATTGCTAAATTAGATCTGGTAAATGTTGAAGACGACAAAGTAAAAGTTACCATAGATCCTGCAAAAATCACTACCGAAGAAATTAGCTTTTTTATCCCGAAAACCGTTCCCGGGACCTACTCCACCGATAATTACGGCAGATTTGTAGAAAATTTTAAAGCCTATGATTACGACGGTAACGAATTACAAGTATCGCACAACGACGACAACACCTGGACAATAAGCGACGCTAAAAATTTAGATAAAGTTTCTTACCAGGTAAATGATAGTTTTGATATCGAAGGCGAAAAAGATGTATTTTCTCCAGCAGGTACAAATATCGATGCTTCAAATAATTTTATGCTGAATTTGCATGGATTTGTAGGTTATTTTAATTCGCTGCAGGAAGAACCTTATCGCATAGAAGTTACACGTCCAGACGGTTTAATCGCAGGTACAAGCTTAATTTCTCAAACAAAAAATGAAGATAAAACTGACAGCGTTAGCACAGATATTTATAATGTAGGTCGTTACTTTGAAGTTACCGATCATCCTATCATGTATGCAAAACCAGATACCACTAGTTTTGATGTACAGGGAATGAAAGTTCTTTTGGATGTGTATTCACCATCTGGGAAATTTTCAGCACAAGATATCAAGCCTGGCATTCAAAAAATGATTAGTGCGCAAAAGCAATTTTTAGGAGACATAAACGACACTAAAAAATATGCGATATTACTTTATCTTTCAAATCTAGAAGCTCCAGATGCTCGTGGTTTCGGTGCTTTAGAACATCATACCAGTACGGTAGTTGTACTTCCTGAAACAATGACGAACGAGCAGCTTGATGAAAGTATGAAGGATGTGGTTTCGCACGAATTTTTCCATATCGTAACACCATTAAGTGTTCATTCTAATGAGATTCATTATTTTGATTATAACGACCCTAAAATGAGTCAACATTTATGGATGTACGAAGGAGTTACTGAATATTTCGCCAACCTTTTTCAGGTAAATCAAGGCTTGATTGATAATCAGGATTTCTATGACCGTATGGCTGATAAGATCAAATCTTCAATGAATTTTGATGATACAGTACCTTTTACGGTGATGAGTGAAAATATTTTAACTGATGAATACAAAGACAGTTATTATAACGTATATCAAAAAGGTGCGCTTATTGGTATGGCATTAGACATCAGGCTGCGAGAATTAAGCAATGGTAAAATGGGTATTCTGGACTTAATGAAAAAATTAAGTAAGAAATATGGTAAAGATAAACCCTTTAACGATGAAGATTTAATAGGTGATATCGTAGACTTGACTTATCCTGAAATTCAAAATTTCTGCGACTCGTATGTTACCGGTGAAACTCCGATTCCTTACGACGAATTTTTTGCTAAAGTTGGTCTTGAAGAGCAAAGCAAAATGGTAAACACAGGATATTTTCTGCATGGCCAGGTTCCTTATATCGATGGCGAGCCAACTTCCCAAGAATTATTTTTTAGAGAAGGCATTAAATTGAATAGCTTTCTTGAAGAATTAGGTGTAAAAGGCGGTGATGTTATCAAGAAAATTGATGGGACTGAATATACAATCCAAAATGTATATGCCCTTATTAATAGTTCTAGATCTTGGGAAGAAGGAAAAGAAGTGGAATTTGTTATAGAAAGAGATGGTGAAGAAATGACATTAACTGCCACAACTTCCCAGCCACAAACTGAAGAAACTTCGATCACAGAAATGGATTTACCAGCTGGAAGTCCAAAAGTTGAACTTAGAAAAGCATGGCTTAAAAATTAA
- a CDS encoding glutamate-5-semialdehyde dehydrogenase, whose protein sequence is MILLNSDKKNNVLKSMMRILDEKRQEIITENKKDLEAFGEGDQAMYDRLVCDDKKVDGMITSVKDVMEQEDPVGQTIEKRTLDTGLDITNKTAPFGNIMIIYESRPDVTIEAAVLAFKANNKIYLKGGKEAINSNKILVQCWHDALKENDLDSNWIELLHLSRPETQEFLKNPPVQLDLIVPRGGERLIGFVKEHATGAVLVSGRGNNFLYVSKNADFETAKKVMLNAKIDKISGCNALDKVLVDVNVPNYEEKLKELQEMFKSNEVKILVDKDVKKILSDEEEVPSESTWYEEFLAMKIVIGSIDGLDAAIEKINKYSGGHSASIITTDKAEATKFMEQVDSAAVYHNASTRFTDGGQMGVGAELAISTDKLHHRGPLGLKQLTTNKYYVLGDGHIRE, encoded by the coding sequence ATGATACTTTTAAATTCAGATAAAAAGAATAACGTTTTAAAATCTATGATGCGCATCCTAGATGAAAAACGCCAAGAAATTATCACAGAAAATAAAAAGGATCTTGAAGCTTTTGGAGAAGGAGATCAGGCGATGTACGATCGACTGGTTTGTGATGATAAAAAAGTGGATGGTATGATTACATCTGTAAAAGATGTAATGGAACAGGAAGACCCTGTTGGCCAGACGATCGAAAAAAGAACTTTGGATACTGGTCTGGATATCACTAACAAAACGGCACCTTTTGGAAACATCATGATTATTTACGAATCTCGTCCTGATGTGACTATAGAAGCTGCCGTACTTGCTTTTAAAGCCAATAATAAGATATATTTAAAAGGTGGTAAAGAAGCAATAAATAGTAATAAAATTCTTGTGCAATGTTGGCATGATGCACTAAAGGAAAATGATTTAGATTCAAATTGGATTGAGTTATTGCACCTTAGTCGACCAGAAACTCAGGAATTCCTAAAAAACCCACCAGTACAATTAGATTTAATAGTACCACGTGGTGGAGAACGACTAATAGGTTTCGTGAAAGAACATGCTACAGGAGCAGTTTTAGTAAGTGGTAGAGGAAATAATTTCCTTTACGTTTCTAAAAATGCCGACTTTGAAACTGCAAAAAAAGTGATGCTAAATGCAAAAATCGATAAGATTTCTGGTTGTAATGCTTTAGATAAAGTTTTAGTAGACGTTAATGTTCCTAATTATGAAGAAAAGTTGAAAGAACTTCAGGAGATGTTCAAATCTAACGAAGTCAAAATCTTGGTTGATAAGGACGTTAAAAAAATACTTAGTGACGAAGAAGAAGTACCATCAGAATCTACGTGGTATGAAGAATTTCTTGCCATGAAGATTGTAATTGGTAGTATTGATGGTTTAGACGCTGCTATCGAAAAAATTAATAAATATTCAGGTGGGCACTCTGCCTCCATTATTACAACAGATAAAGCGGAAGCAACTAAATTTATGGAACAAGTAGATAGTGCTGCTGTTTACCATAATGCTTCTACCAGATTTACAGATGGTGGCCAAATGGGAGTTGGTGCAGAATTAGCAATTAGTACTGATAAATTACACCACCGCGGGCCATTAGGATTAAAACAATTAACAACAAATAAATATTATGTGTTAGGTGATGGACACATTAGAGAATAA